One Brassica oleracea var. oleracea cultivar TO1000 chromosome C7, BOL, whole genome shotgun sequence genomic window carries:
- the LOC106303503 gene encoding photosystem II stability/assembly factor HCF136, chloroplastic: MASLQLCDGYLLSKPSVSPRFRLPQRISHRLIPKASASPPPPPSSSSSLSLTRRDLLYQSAAVSLSLSSIVGPAKADEQLSEWERVFLPIDPGVVLLDIAFVPDEPSRGFLLGTRQTLLETKDGGNTWAPRSIPSAEEEDFNYRFNSISFKGKEGWIIGKPAILLYTADAGENWDRIPLSSQLPGDMVFIEATGEKSAEMVTDEGAIYVTSNKGYNWKAAIQETVSATLNRTVSSGISGASYYTGTFSAVNRSPDGRYVAVSSRGNFFLTWEPGQPYWQPHNRAVARRIQNMGWRADGGLWLLVRGGGLYLSKGTGISEEFDEVPVQSRGFGILDVGYRSEEEAWAAGGSGILLRTRNGGKSWNRDKAADNIAANLYAVKFVDDKKGFVLGNDGVLLRYVG; encoded by the exons ATGGCGTCTCTGCAACTCTGCGACGGTTATCTTCTCTCCAAGCCCTCTGTATCTCCTCGTTTCCGTCTCCCTCAACGAATATCTCACCGCCTCATACCTAAAGCCTCCGCTTCTCCTCCTCCACCACCATCTTCATCTTCTTCGTTGTCTCTCACTCGGCGGGATCTTCTCTACCAATCTGCGGCGGTATCACTCTCCCTTTCCTCCATCGTCGGACCAGCTAAAGCTGATGAACAGTTATCCGAATGGGAACGAGTCTTCCTCCCAATCGATCCCGGCGTCGTTCTTCTCGACATTGCTTTCGTCCCCGACGAGCCTAGCCGCG GGTTTCTACTGGGAACGAGGCAGACTCTGTTAGAGACCAAAGACGGCGGAAACACTTGGGCTCCACGATCAATCCCTTCAGCTGAAGAAGAGGATTTCAATTACAGATTCAATTCAATCAGCTTCAAAGGCAAAGAAGGATGGATCATTGGCAAGCCTGCTATCTTGTTGTACACTGCTGACGCTGGCGAGAATTGGGATAGAATCCCCCTTAGCTCTCAGCTTCCTGGTGATATG GTGTTTATAGAGGCGACTGGAGAGAAGAGTGCAGAGATGGTTACCGATGAAGGTGCTATCTATGTTACTTCCAACAAGGGATATAACTGGAAAGCTGCTATTCAGGAAACCGTTTCAGCTACTTTGAACAG AACAGTCTCGAGTGGAATCAGTGGTGCTAGTTACTACACGGGAACCTTCAGTGCTGTTAATCGTTCACCAGATGGAAGATATGTTGCTGTTTCGAGCCGTGGTAACTTCTTTTTGACATGGGAGCCTGGGCAG CCTTACTGGCAACCACACAATAGAGCAGTTGCAAGAAGAATTCAGAACATGGGATGGAGAGCTGATGGTGGTCTTTGGCTTCTTGTTCGAGGTGGAGGACTTTATCTTAGCAAAGGCACTGGG ATTTCAGAGGAGTTTGATGAAGTTCCAGTACAAAGCCGTGGCTTTGGTATCCTAGATGTTGGTTATCGCTCAGAG GAAGAAGCGTGGGCAGCGGGAGGTAGTGGGATTCTACTGAGAACAAGAAACGGAGGAAAGTCATGGAACCGTGACAAAGCTGCTGATAATATCGCCGCTAATCTATACGCGGTCAA ATTTGTGGATGATAAGAAAGGATTTGTGCTTGGAAACGATGGAGTCTTGCTTCGATATGTCGGATGA